From one Notolabrus celidotus isolate fNotCel1 chromosome 2, fNotCel1.pri, whole genome shotgun sequence genomic stretch:
- the ndufa11 gene encoding NADH dehydrogenase [ubiquinone] 1 alpha subcomplex subunit 11, which yields MGYWELKEGSDCVEKTWITTKLGTALGLVGSAYHIVAFQPDSAMAALQRATNTTVTMATMGAIFGMATCLTAQAREAPDDPLNYFIGGCASGIFLGARTHSAMTGTSACLGLGSLAFFTKVGKMEGWKLAGAPKL from the exons ATGGGGTACTGGGAGCTAAAGGAGGGCTCGGACTGCGTCGAGAAAACATGGATCACGACCAAACTCGGCACAGCTTTAG GCCTGGTGGGTTCAGCCTATCACATCGTGGCATTCCAGCCTGATTCAGCAATGGCAGCACTACAGAGAGCTACGAACACAACTGTAACCATGG CTACCATGGGAGCAATCTTTGGCATGGCAACGTGTCTTACTGCTCAGGCTCGTGAAGCCCCAGATGACCCACTGAATTACTTCATTGGGGGCTGCGCCTCTGGGATCTTCCTGGGTGCCAGAA CTCACAGTGCTATGACTGGAACATCGGCATGTCTGGGTTTGGGTTCACTGGCCTTCTTCACTAAAGTAGgcaagatggagggatggaagCTAGCTGGAGCCCCTAAACTATGA